From one Actinopolyspora saharensis genomic stretch:
- the mca gene encoding mycothiol conjugate amidase Mca — MAERLRLMTVHAHPDDESSKGAASTARYAAEGNDVMVVTCTGGEAGSILNPAMDRPGVVEKMPEIRREEMARAAEILGVQHRWMGFVDSGLPEGDPPPPLPEGCFARQPLEVPTAELVRLVREFRPHVVVTYDETGGYPHPDHVKCHEVSMEAFDASGDPERFPEQGQPWQPLKLYYCHGFSRRRMELFHDSLLERGLESPYEEWLRKWDGSRPDPYERVTTQIECADYFEVRDEALRAHETQIDPNSRWFAVPLDIQRSVWPTEDYELVRSLVDTTLPEDDLFAGVQERVHA, encoded by the coding sequence ATGGCGGAGAGGCTTCGCCTGATGACTGTGCACGCCCATCCGGACGACGAGTCCAGCAAAGGGGCGGCCAGCACGGCGCGTTACGCCGCGGAGGGAAACGACGTGATGGTCGTCACCTGCACCGGCGGTGAGGCGGGCAGCATTCTGAACCCTGCGATGGATCGGCCGGGTGTGGTCGAGAAGATGCCGGAGATCCGGCGCGAGGAGATGGCCCGCGCGGCCGAGATACTCGGTGTGCAGCACCGGTGGATGGGCTTCGTGGACTCCGGTCTCCCCGAGGGAGATCCCCCGCCACCGCTGCCGGAGGGGTGCTTCGCCCGGCAGCCGCTGGAGGTGCCCACGGCGGAGCTGGTGCGGCTCGTGCGCGAGTTCCGCCCGCACGTGGTGGTTACCTACGACGAGACCGGCGGGTACCCGCATCCCGATCACGTGAAGTGCCACGAGGTGTCGATGGAGGCCTTCGACGCCTCCGGCGACCCCGAGCGCTTCCCGGAGCAGGGGCAGCCGTGGCAGCCGTTGAAGTTGTACTATTGCCACGGTTTCTCGCGCAGGCGCATGGAGCTGTTCCACGATTCGCTGCTCGAGCGCGGCCTCGAGTCGCCCTACGAGGAGTGGCTGCGCAAGTGGGACGGATCCCGTCCGGACCCCTACGAGCGAGTGACCACGCAGATCGAGTGCGCGGACTACTTCGAGGTGCGCGACGAGGCGCTGCGGGCCCACGAGACCCAGATCGATCCGAACAGCCGTTGGTTCGCGGTGCCGTTGGACATCCAGCGTTCCGTCTGGCCCACTGAGGACTACGAGCTGGTGCGATCGCTGGTGGACACGACGTTGCCGGAGGACGACTTGTTCGCCGGAGTGCAGGAGCGAGTGCACGCATGA
- a CDS encoding Lrp/AsnC family transcriptional regulator — MSTTAGDGVLDELDARLLLLLSDEPRLGVLECSRRLGVARGTVQARMDRMVRKGVLRGFPPELDLAAVGYGLTAFAVLEIAQGRRGVVAEQLSAIDEVCEVHATTGQGDLFVRMVARSNDDLQRVIDRVVAVEGVRRTSTSIALSTPVPPRVRPLLERMAG; from the coding sequence ATGTCCACTACGGCGGGTGACGGTGTTCTGGACGAGCTCGACGCTCGACTGCTGCTCCTGCTGTCCGACGAACCCAGGCTGGGGGTGTTGGAGTGCTCGCGCAGGCTCGGTGTGGCGCGCGGCACGGTGCAGGCGCGAATGGACCGCATGGTCCGCAAGGGGGTGCTGCGCGGCTTCCCACCGGAACTCGACCTGGCCGCGGTGGGTTACGGGTTGACCGCCTTCGCCGTGCTGGAGATCGCGCAGGGTCGGCGTGGTGTGGTCGCCGAGCAGCTCTCCGCGATCGACGAGGTCTGCGAGGTACACGCCACGACCGGGCAGGGCGATCTGTTCGTGCGGATGGTCGCGCGGTCCAACGACGACCTGCAACGCGTCATAGACCGGGTGGTGGCCGTGGAGGGGGTGCGGCGCACCTCCACCTCGATAGCGCTGTCCACTCCGGTTCCGCCCCGGGTCCGTCCACTGCTGGAGCGGATGGCCGGGTGA
- the greA gene encoding transcription elongation factor GreA codes for MSDTQATWLTQDAYDRLKGELDELVAERPAIAAKINEAREEGDLKENGGYHAAREEQAQLESRVRQLQELLRNAKVGDVPTESGVARPGSVLTVRFEGEDEEEKFLLANREEGAHGDMEVYSPNSPLGQALLDAREGDVCEYDLPNGGKMQVTLIKAEPFQG; via the coding sequence GTGAGCGATACCCAGGCGACATGGCTGACCCAAGACGCTTACGACCGGCTCAAGGGTGAGCTGGACGAGCTCGTGGCCGAGCGCCCGGCGATCGCTGCGAAGATCAACGAAGCTCGTGAAGAGGGCGATCTGAAGGAGAACGGCGGTTATCACGCCGCTCGCGAGGAACAGGCCCAGTTGGAAAGCCGCGTTCGCCAGCTGCAGGAGCTGCTGCGCAACGCGAAGGTCGGTGACGTGCCGACCGAGTCGGGCGTCGCGCGTCCCGGATCGGTACTTACCGTGCGCTTCGAGGGTGAGGACGAGGAGGAGAAGTTCCTGCTCGCCAACCGCGAGGAAGGCGCGCACGGGGACATGGAAGTCTACTCGCCGAACTCGCCGCTCGGCCAGGCTCTCCTGGACGCCCGGGAGGGTGACGTGTGCGAGTACGACCTGCCCAACGGCGGCAAGATGCAGGTGACCCTGATCAAGGCCGAGCCGTTCCAGGGCTGA
- a CDS encoding 3' terminal RNA ribose 2'-O-methyltransferase Hen1, which yields MLMPVLLTLSTTLGEGPASDLGFLLHKHPDRAQSFDVMAGRAHVYYPRADEHECTAALLLETDPVELARQARQGGSRALGPYVNDRPYVASSLLAVALGKVFRTALAGRCAARPELATRAVPLRIELPAVPHGREPELPRRLFEPLGWEVEHEVLHDPDRGATRYGRLTLRGEHTVSAALNQLYVLLPVLDDAKHYWVDQDEIDKLLRAGGAWLASHPERELISGRYLVHARPLVDEALRRLTDGAGTDHEDDATETRPLAAQRRAAVLEVLRATGSRSVADLGCGDGKLLRDLLDDAEFGEILGVDVSTRALRAAERTLRLERRSERENRRIRLRQSALTYTDSGLTGYDAAVLMEVIEHVDPERLPALEHAVFGHARPALVVLTTPNSEYNAHFPELVGGTRHPDHRFEFDRAEFTEWTRRVASTHGYTATSSGVGEADQRLGQPTQLAVFTRDDLSDGGTTS from the coding sequence ATGCTGATGCCCGTGTTGTTGACGTTGAGCACCACTCTGGGGGAAGGCCCGGCCAGCGATCTGGGGTTCCTGCTGCACAAGCATCCCGACCGGGCGCAGTCCTTCGACGTGATGGCGGGCAGGGCGCACGTGTACTACCCGCGCGCCGACGAACACGAGTGCACCGCGGCGCTGCTGCTGGAGACCGATCCGGTGGAGCTGGCGCGGCAGGCCCGCCAGGGCGGTTCCCGGGCGCTGGGACCCTACGTCAACGACCGCCCCTACGTGGCCTCCTCGCTGCTGGCGGTGGCGCTGGGCAAGGTGTTCCGGACCGCCCTGGCCGGCCGCTGCGCGGCACGGCCCGAACTGGCCACCCGAGCCGTACCGCTGCGGATCGAGCTGCCCGCCGTGCCGCACGGCCGGGAGCCGGAACTGCCGCGCCGCCTGTTCGAACCGCTGGGCTGGGAAGTCGAGCACGAGGTGCTGCACGATCCCGACCGGGGAGCTACTCGGTACGGGCGGCTCACGTTGCGCGGCGAGCACACCGTCTCCGCGGCGTTGAACCAGCTCTACGTGCTGCTGCCGGTGCTCGACGACGCCAAGCACTACTGGGTCGACCAGGACGAGATCGACAAGCTGCTGCGCGCGGGCGGGGCCTGGCTGGCGAGCCACCCCGAGCGGGAGCTGATCAGCGGGCGCTACCTGGTGCACGCGCGACCGCTGGTGGACGAGGCGCTGCGCCGGCTCACCGATGGTGCGGGCACCGACCACGAGGACGACGCCACCGAGACGCGCCCGCTGGCCGCGCAGCGCCGGGCCGCCGTGCTGGAAGTGCTGCGCGCTACCGGCTCCCGCTCGGTGGCCGACCTGGGGTGCGGCGACGGCAAACTGCTGCGGGACCTGCTCGACGACGCGGAGTTCGGCGAGATCCTGGGGGTGGACGTCTCCACCCGTGCGCTGCGGGCCGCCGAGCGCACCCTGCGGTTGGAGCGGCGCTCGGAACGCGAGAACCGCCGGATCCGGCTCCGCCAGTCCGCGCTGACCTACACCGACTCCGGCCTGACCGGCTACGACGCCGCCGTGCTCATGGAAGTGATCGAGCACGTCGACCCGGAGCGGCTGCCCGCGCTGGAACACGCGGTGTTCGGGCACGCGCGCCCGGCCCTGGTGGTGCTGACCACCCCGAACTCGGAGTACAACGCGCACTTCCCGGAGCTGGTCGGCGGGACGCGCCATCCCGATCACCGCTTCGAGTTCGACCGCGCCGAGTTCACGGAGTGGACGCGGCGGGTCGCGAGCACCCACGGATACACGGCGACCTCCAGCGGCGTCGGCGAAGCCGACCAGCGGCTCGGACAGCCCACTCAGCTGGCCGTGTTTACCCGAGACGACCTCTCCGACGGGGGAACGACATCATGA
- a CDS encoding RDD family protein codes for MSSPQTPEGGNQEQQPDTSAQQQSGAADTNESTPDSTQMISSRMDPQQSQESAGEQQDDRASGSDSTQVVNPAQMVQQADQAAATPQNQQEGGGGATQVVPPSMQPPQQPMYEQPGLQQPQPGVQGQPQPGMQPQPGMQGQPQPGMPGQPGMQGQPGMQGQPQPGMPGQQGTPSGGFPAQQPPGQPGGYGGPPPPPPRQAPGGAQGAGVVPVGPPVEFGARAKSWLIDYLAPAVAGNILFYIGMGLLVASVPVGIIVMVLAMVAMFAFFIWNIAYKQGTTGQSLGRGVAKTMLISEHTGQPIGFGNAFLRYLCHILDSMPLGIGFLAPLWEPKKQTWADKIMATVVVPAVPAGPGGPPGQPPMGGQPGMPPGQPPYGQPQPGMQGQPQPGQPMPGGQPMPGQPMPGQPMPGQPQPGQPQPGQPYGQPYGQPYGQPGGYPQQPPQW; via the coding sequence TCGACGCAGATGATCTCCTCGCGGATGGACCCGCAGCAGTCGCAGGAGTCGGCGGGCGAGCAGCAGGACGACCGCGCTTCCGGCTCCGACTCCACGCAGGTCGTCAACCCCGCGCAGATGGTGCAGCAGGCCGACCAGGCCGCTGCGACGCCCCAGAATCAGCAGGAGGGAGGGGGTGGGGCGACCCAGGTCGTTCCGCCTTCCATGCAGCCACCACAGCAGCCCATGTACGAGCAGCCGGGACTGCAGCAGCCCCAACCCGGGGTGCAGGGTCAGCCGCAGCCGGGAATGCAGCCCCAGCCCGGGATGCAGGGCCAGCCCCAACCGGGGATGCCCGGGCAACCGGGTATGCAGGGACAACCGGGGATGCAGGGACAACCCCAGCCCGGCATGCCCGGTCAGCAGGGGACCCCGAGCGGTGGCTTCCCCGCGCAGCAGCCTCCGGGGCAACCGGGCGGGTACGGTGGTCCGCCCCCGCCGCCTCCGAGGCAGGCTCCGGGCGGTGCCCAGGGAGCGGGGGTCGTCCCGGTCGGTCCGCCCGTCGAGTTCGGGGCCAGGGCGAAGAGCTGGTTGATCGACTACCTGGCGCCCGCGGTCGCGGGGAACATTCTCTTCTACATCGGGATGGGGCTCCTCGTAGCCAGCGTGCCCGTGGGGATCATCGTCATGGTGCTGGCCATGGTGGCCATGTTCGCCTTCTTCATCTGGAACATCGCGTACAAGCAGGGCACCACCGGTCAGTCCCTCGGCCGGGGGGTCGCCAAGACCATGCTGATCAGTGAGCACACCGGGCAGCCGATCGGCTTCGGCAACGCCTTCCTGCGCTACCTCTGCCACATCCTCGACTCGATGCCGCTCGGCATCGGCTTTCTGGCCCCGCTGTGGGAGCCCAAGAAGCAGACCTGGGCGGACAAGATCATGGCTACTGTCGTGGTTCCCGCGGTTCCGGCCGGTCCGGGAGGACCTCCCGGACAGCCGCCGATGGGCGGGCAGCCGGGCATGCCCCCGGGGCAGCCCCCCTACGGTCAGCCGCAGCCCGGGATGCAGGGCCAGCCGCAGCCGGGCCAGCCGATGCCCGGTGGCCAGCCCATGCCCGGTCAGCCCATGCCCGGTCAGCCCATGCCCGGGCAACCTCAGCCCGGACAGCCCCAGCCCGGGCAACCCTACGGCCAGCCTTACGGACAGCCCTACGGCCAGCCGGGTGGCTACCCGCAGCAGCCACCGCAGTGGTGA
- the hppD gene encoding 4-hydroxyphenylpyruvate dioxygenase, translating into MTEATNRSSTAERDDVTFDQMKQLVGLVQHDPSQDPFPVRSMDAVEFVAGNATQSSVFYQSALGMRLVAYRGPETGFRDHRAYVLESGSARFVLKGAVDPNSPLADHHRAHGDGVSDLSLEVTDVDRCLEHARSQGAVVLEEPHELSDERGTVRLAAIATYGETRHSLVDRSRYSGPYLPGYVARTSGYRKPEGAPKRVFQAIDHCVGNVPMGEMDQWVAFYNRVMGFVNMTEFVGDDIATEYSALMSKVVANGNHRVKFPLNEPAVGRKKSQIDEFLEFYGQAGCQHIALATNDIIGSVRAMRAAGVEFLEVPASYYDDPQLRARIGQVRTSIETLKEHGILVDRDEDGYLLQIFTKPIGDRPTMFFELIERHGSLGFGIGNFKALFQAIEREQELRGNL; encoded by the coding sequence ATGACCGAAGCCACGAACCGGAGCAGCACCGCGGAACGCGACGACGTGACCTTCGACCAGATGAAGCAGCTCGTGGGGCTGGTCCAGCACGACCCGTCCCAGGACCCCTTCCCCGTCAGGTCGATGGACGCGGTGGAGTTCGTCGCGGGCAACGCCACGCAGAGCTCGGTCTTCTACCAGAGCGCCCTCGGGATGCGGCTGGTCGCCTACCGGGGACCGGAAACCGGCTTCCGGGACCACCGGGCCTACGTGCTGGAGTCCGGCTCGGCCCGGTTCGTGCTGAAGGGGGCCGTCGACCCGAACAGCCCGCTGGCCGACCACCACCGGGCGCACGGCGACGGAGTGTCCGACCTCTCCCTCGAGGTGACCGATGTGGACAGGTGCCTCGAGCACGCCCGCTCCCAGGGGGCCGTCGTGCTGGAGGAGCCGCACGAACTGTCCGACGAGCGGGGAACGGTCCGGTTGGCGGCGATAGCCACCTACGGGGAGACCAGGCACAGCCTGGTCGACCGCTCCCGGTACTCCGGCCCCTATCTGCCCGGCTACGTCGCCAGGACGAGCGGGTATCGCAAGCCCGAGGGCGCCCCGAAGCGCGTCTTCCAGGCGATCGACCACTGCGTGGGCAACGTCCCCATGGGCGAGATGGACCAGTGGGTCGCCTTCTACAACAGGGTCATGGGGTTCGTGAACATGACGGAGTTCGTCGGCGACGACATAGCCACCGAGTACTCGGCGCTGATGAGCAAGGTCGTGGCCAATGGCAACCACCGGGTCAAGTTCCCGCTCAACGAGCCCGCCGTGGGCAGGAAGAAGTCGCAGATCGACGAATTCCTCGAGTTCTACGGTCAGGCGGGATGCCAGCACATCGCCCTGGCCACCAACGACATCATCGGTAGCGTCCGGGCGATGCGCGCTGCCGGCGTCGAGTTCCTGGAGGTGCCCGCCTCCTACTACGACGACCCGCAGCTGCGGGCCAGGATCGGGCAGGTCCGCACCTCCATCGAGACCCTCAAGGAGCACGGGATCCTCGTGGACAGGGACGAGGACGGCTACCTGCTGCAGATATTCACCAAGCCCATCGGGGACCGACCGACCATGTTCTTCGAACTCATCGAGAGGCACGGTTCCCTCGGCTTCGGGATCGGCAACTTCAAGGCGCTCTTCCAGGCCATAGAGCGGGAGCAGGAGCTGCGCGGCAACCTCTGA
- a CDS encoding polynucleotide kinase-phosphatase: protein MTETETGDASADSAGTELELPELALIVLVGASGSGKSTFAARHFPRTQVLSSDHCRAMVADDPTDQAATADAFEVLHHIAGKRLAAGRVTVVDATNVHTHARESLIRLAREHDVLPVAVVLDMPESVCLRRNAERPEAPSPGVVRRQRKDLRHSLKRLRREGFRRVHVLRSESEADSAELRWSRLLNNRRSDTGPFDVIGDVHGCRVELEALLSKLGYRLRRDADGNAVDAEHPAGRRALLLGDLVDRGPDSAGVLRLVMGMVGSGNALAVIGNHEHKLVKALDGRKVRISEALRETLEQLDELGADFRRRARDFCDGLTAHYVLDGGNLVVAHAGLPERYHGRASGRVRAIAMYGETTGETDEWGLPVRYPWARDYRGGATVLYGHTPVASAEWINDTMCLDTGCVFGGELTALRYPERETVSVPAERVYSEPARPLRNHEPAARESSERRAPAERTPRREPGTLDLGDVSGRRVVHTGHHGRLTIGAEQSAAALEVLSRFAIDPRLLLYLPPTMPPCSTVTEGELLEHPERAFADYRKQGVRELMCQEKHMGSRAVVLLCRDDRTARERFGVEPRPAGTPGVVHTRTGRAFFDEPTSAALLARSHAAVGRTGLWEELGTDWLLLDAELLPWNAKAAGLIDEQYAGPATAGESALRSTLRGLREAERRGVGVAALRTRFESRQADVERFRTAYRAHCHPVDGIEGVRLAPFRVLASEGRAYGDSEQEWHLATADRLAAADPGLFRTTGRRAVDIDDAGSVAAATEWWEELTAAGGEGVVVKPRTAALRGRNGLVQPGVKVRGGEYLRLVYGPEYTEPHNLERLRKRSLGRKRSLALREHGLGLEALDRLAAGEPLWRIHECVSAVLALESDPVDPRL from the coding sequence ATGACCGAGACCGAGACCGGGGACGCGAGCGCGGATTCGGCGGGGACCGAGCTGGAGCTGCCCGAGCTCGCGCTGATCGTGCTCGTCGGTGCCTCCGGCTCCGGCAAGTCCACCTTCGCCGCCAGGCACTTCCCGCGAACCCAGGTGCTGTCGAGCGACCACTGCCGCGCGATGGTGGCCGACGACCCCACCGACCAGGCCGCGACGGCCGACGCCTTCGAGGTGCTGCACCACATCGCGGGCAAACGGCTGGCTGCGGGCCGGGTGACCGTCGTGGACGCCACGAACGTGCACACCCACGCCAGGGAGTCGCTGATCCGGCTCGCCCGGGAGCACGACGTGCTGCCGGTGGCCGTGGTGCTCGACATGCCCGAGAGCGTCTGCCTCCGGCGCAACGCCGAGCGCCCGGAGGCCCCGAGTCCGGGTGTGGTGCGGCGGCAGCGCAAGGACCTGCGCCACTCGTTGAAGAGACTGCGCCGGGAGGGCTTCCGCCGGGTGCACGTGCTCCGCTCCGAGTCCGAGGCGGACTCGGCGGAACTCCGGTGGAGCCGACTGCTGAACAACCGCCGCTCCGACACCGGACCGTTCGACGTGATCGGCGACGTGCACGGCTGCCGCGTCGAGCTGGAAGCACTGCTGAGCAAGCTCGGCTACCGGCTGCGGCGCGATGCCGACGGGAACGCGGTCGACGCCGAGCACCCGGCGGGCAGACGCGCGCTGCTGCTGGGCGACCTGGTGGACCGGGGACCGGACAGCGCGGGCGTCCTCCGGCTGGTCATGGGCATGGTCGGGTCGGGCAACGCGCTGGCGGTCATCGGCAACCACGAGCACAAGCTGGTCAAGGCCCTCGACGGCCGCAAGGTGCGGATCTCGGAGGCGCTGCGGGAGACGCTGGAGCAGCTCGACGAGCTGGGCGCGGACTTCCGCCGACGTGCCCGCGACTTCTGCGACGGGCTGACCGCCCACTACGTGCTGGACGGCGGGAACCTGGTCGTGGCGCACGCGGGGCTGCCGGAGCGCTACCACGGCAGGGCCTCCGGGCGGGTGCGCGCGATCGCGATGTACGGCGAAACCACCGGTGAGACCGACGAGTGGGGACTGCCGGTGCGCTACCCCTGGGCCAGGGACTACCGGGGCGGGGCGACGGTGCTGTACGGCCACACCCCGGTGGCCTCCGCCGAGTGGATCAACGACACGATGTGCCTGGACACGGGGTGCGTGTTCGGCGGGGAGCTCACCGCGCTGCGCTACCCGGAGCGGGAGACGGTGTCGGTACCGGCGGAGCGGGTCTACAGCGAACCGGCACGTCCGCTGCGCAACCACGAGCCGGCCGCCCGGGAGAGCAGCGAGCGGCGCGCTCCCGCCGAGCGGACCCCGCGCCGCGAACCGGGAACGCTCGACCTCGGTGACGTGTCCGGACGCCGCGTGGTGCACACCGGCCACCACGGCAGGCTCACGATCGGTGCGGAGCAGTCCGCCGCCGCCCTGGAGGTGCTGAGCAGGTTCGCGATCGACCCCCGGCTGCTGCTGTACCTGCCGCCGACGATGCCGCCCTGCTCCACGGTGACCGAGGGTGAGCTGCTGGAACACCCGGAGCGGGCCTTCGCCGACTACCGGAAGCAGGGAGTGCGGGAGCTGATGTGCCAGGAGAAGCACATGGGCTCGCGCGCCGTGGTACTGCTGTGCCGCGACGACCGCACCGCGCGGGAGAGATTCGGGGTCGAACCCCGCCCCGCGGGCACGCCGGGAGTGGTCCACACCCGCACCGGACGGGCGTTCTTCGACGAGCCGACCTCGGCCGCGCTGCTCGCCCGATCCCACGCCGCCGTGGGCCGGACCGGCCTGTGGGAAGAGCTGGGCACCGACTGGTTGCTGCTGGACGCGGAGTTGCTGCCCTGGAACGCCAAGGCCGCGGGGCTGATCGACGAGCAGTACGCGGGCCCGGCCACGGCGGGTGAGAGCGCGCTGCGGAGCACGCTGCGCGGCCTGCGCGAGGCGGAGCGGCGCGGAGTCGGCGTGGCCGCGTTGCGGACCCGGTTCGAGTCCAGGCAGGCCGATGTCGAGCGCTTCCGCACGGCCTACCGCGCGCACTGCCACCCGGTCGACGGGATCGAGGGGGTGCGGCTCGCGCCGTTCCGGGTGCTGGCGAGCGAGGGGCGGGCGTACGGCGACAGCGAGCAGGAGTGGCACCTGGCCACGGCCGACCGGCTCGCGGCGGCCGATCCGGGGCTGTTCCGCACGACCGGGAGACGAGCGGTCGACATCGACGACGCGGGTTCTGTCGCCGCGGCCACCGAGTGGTGGGAGGAACTGACCGCCGCGGGCGGGGAGGGCGTGGTCGTCAAACCGCGCACGGCCGCGCTGCGCGGCCGGAACGGGCTGGTCCAACCCGGGGTGAAGGTGCGGGGCGGGGAGTACCTGCGGCTGGTCTACGGGCCGGAGTACACCGAACCGCACAACCTGGAGCGACTGCGGAAGCGCTCCCTGGGCAGGAAACGATCGCTCGCGCTGCGCGAGCACGGCCTGGGACTCGAGGCGCTCGACCGGCTCGCCGCCGGTGAACCGCTGTGGCGAATCCACGAGTGCGTCTCCGCCGTGCTGGCGCTCGAGTCGGACCCGGTGGATCCCCGGTTGTGA
- a CDS encoding DUF4307 domain-containing protein has protein sequence MTSSSETPGGPPEGRYGSPRKGRGRRWPVWVLGTLVLLAGIGASVAAYSNFGSAPIEGKAATFDVRDESVRITLEVRRDDPTRSAECVVRARGHSGKEVGRAEVYLPAGQPTTYRRTVLNTSAPPVTGEVFGCSYDVPRYLDPNERPSG, from the coding sequence GTGACGAGTTCATCCGAGACCCCCGGCGGACCCCCCGAAGGCAGGTACGGCTCCCCCCGGAAGGGCCGCGGCAGGCGGTGGCCCGTGTGGGTGCTGGGCACGCTGGTGCTGCTCGCGGGGATCGGGGCCTCGGTGGCCGCCTACTCCAACTTCGGCAGCGCCCCCATCGAGGGCAAGGCCGCCACCTTCGACGTCCGTGACGAATCGGTCCGGATCACCCTGGAGGTCCGGCGCGACGATCCCACCCGATCGGCCGAGTGCGTGGTCCGCGCCAGGGGGCACTCGGGCAAGGAGGTCGGACGGGCCGAGGTCTACCTCCCCGCCGGGCAGCCGACCACCTACCGCCGCACCGTGCTGAACACCTCGGCCCCACCCGTCACCGGGGAGGTCTTCGGCTGCTCCTATGATGTCCCCCGTTACCTCGATCCGAACGAACGGCCATCCGGGTGA
- a CDS encoding cystathionine gamma-synthase, which yields MTDGFATRAIHAGQHPDESTGSVIPPIHATSTYTQDGVGNQRAGYEYSRTGNPTRTSLEECLAALESGTRGLAFSSGMAATDAVLRSVLRPGDHLVIPDDAYGGTFRLVDKVLTGWGVEYTPVRISDPDAVRAAVRPNTKVLWVESPTNPLLNIADLAALAEVAGETSTKLIVDNTFASPYLQQPLRLGADVVVHSTTKYLGGHSDVVGGAVITSDEELADGVAFLQNTTGAVPGPFDAWLTLRGVKTLAARMEQHSANAARIAAALHEHPKVTRVFYPGHADHPGHEVAAGQMRRFGGMVSFTHADGEQAAVDVCSRTRLFTLAESLGGVESLIEHPGRMTHASTTGSLLQVPSELVRVSVGLEDVDDLLEDLLAALE from the coding sequence ATGACCGACGGTTTCGCCACTCGCGCCATCCACGCTGGGCAGCATCCCGACGAATCGACCGGTTCGGTGATCCCGCCCATCCACGCGACGTCCACCTACACCCAGGACGGGGTGGGAAACCAGCGCGCCGGTTACGAGTACTCCCGCACCGGCAACCCGACCCGCACCTCCCTGGAGGAGTGCCTGGCAGCGCTCGAGTCCGGCACTCGCGGACTCGCGTTCTCCTCCGGGATGGCGGCCACCGACGCGGTGCTGCGTTCCGTGCTGCGTCCCGGTGATCACCTGGTCATCCCCGACGACGCCTACGGCGGGACCTTCCGGCTCGTCGACAAGGTGCTGACCGGTTGGGGCGTCGAGTACACCCCGGTGCGCATCTCGGACCCGGACGCCGTCCGGGCCGCGGTGCGCCCGAACACGAAGGTGCTCTGGGTGGAGTCGCCGACCAACCCGCTGCTGAACATCGCTGACCTGGCCGCGCTGGCCGAGGTCGCCGGGGAGACGTCGACGAAGCTGATCGTGGACAACACCTTCGCCTCCCCGTACCTGCAGCAACCGCTGCGACTCGGCGCCGACGTGGTGGTGCACTCGACCACCAAGTACCTGGGCGGGCACTCCGATGTGGTCGGCGGAGCCGTGATCACCTCCGACGAGGAGCTGGCCGACGGCGTGGCCTTCCTGCAGAACACCACCGGAGCGGTTCCCGGGCCCTTCGACGCCTGGCTGACCCTGCGCGGGGTGAAGACCCTCGCGGCGCGGATGGAGCAGCACAGCGCCAACGCGGCCAGGATCGCCGCCGCCCTGCACGAGCACCCGAAGGTGACCCGGGTCTTCTACCCAGGCCACGCCGACCACCCCGGCCACGAGGTCGCGGCAGGGCAGATGCGGCGCTTCGGGGGGATGGTCTCGTTCACCCACGCCGACGGGGAGCAGGCCGCCGTCGACGTCTGCTCGCGCACGCGACTGTTCACGCTGGCCGAGTCGCTCGGCGGGGTGGAGTCGCTGATCGAGCACCCCGGCAGGATGACTCACGCCAGCACGACCGGTTCGCTGCTGCAGGTCCCGTCCGAGCTGGTCCGCGTGTCGGTCGGCCTCGAGGACGTGGACGATCTGCTGGAGGACCTGCTGGCGGCCCTGGAGTAG